One Rosa chinensis cultivar Old Blush chromosome 3, RchiOBHm-V2, whole genome shotgun sequence DNA window includes the following coding sequences:
- the LOC112191270 gene encoding late embryogenesis abundant protein ECP63, which translates to MASSKQFKEERAEAEARKAALDLKDGNREREYETAGVKMDRDMYGQPREPSHVQQEAKPGVIGSVFRAVTGTLEHAKDAVVGKSHDTSDAGSEYADYTSQKAKEAKDAAAEKAKQTKDYVAETASEATEKAKETKDAAMRKAKEYTDYTAQKAKEAKDTTVGKAKGYTNYGAEKAEEAKDTTVGKAGEYTNYAAEKAKGAKDTTVGKAEEYKNYTAEKAKETAEATKVKAKETAEAAKDKTKETAEYTAEKAKEGKDTTVSKLGGLMNYLTGKKEETKQKAAETAGTVKENTKQVAEAAREKTEETAEATKQKTKEATEKTKETLGETKEEARRKMEELRLREKGYEARAGDMDRDDDREIEAAKGTAAKGTAAKSNIFSSLGSVSDAIKSKLTHPTNVVEESRAAREEGSTGRTKTPAMVEVPVEKVEIGIRDTRPGAVAAALKKSDQMFGQTFNDPGSMGDEGKVVMERRVVDEAGNVRVDRSGKM; encoded by the exons ATGGCGTCGTCGAAGCAGTTCAAGGAGGAGAGAGCTGAGGCAGAAGCGAGGAAAGCCGCGCTTGATCTGAAAGATGGGAACAGAGAAAGAGAGTACGAAACAGCTGGGGTGAAGATGGACAGGGACATGTACGGCCAGCCAAGAGAGCCATCCCATGTGCAACAAGAAGCGAAGCCTGGTGTTATTGGGTCTGTTTTTAGGGCTGTGACCGGCACATTGGAGCATGCAAAGGACGCTGTTGTGGGCAAAAGCCATGACACTTCTGATGCA GGGAGTGAGTATGCGGATTACACTTCGCAGAAGGCGAAGGAGGCCAAGGATGCCGCGGCGGAGAAGGCTAAGCAGACGAAAGACTATGTTGCCGAGACCGCAAGTGAGGCTACGGAGAAGGCGAAAGAGACAAAGGATGCTGCGATGAGGAAGGCTAAGGAGTACACGGATTACACTGCTCAGAAGGCCAAGGAAGCCAAGGATACCACAGTAGGGAAGGCTAAAGGGTACACCAATTATGGGGCCGAGAAGGCAGAGGAGGCCAAGGACACTACAGTGGGGAAGGCCGGTGAGTACACGAACTATGCTGCCGAGAAGGCAAAGGGGGCCAAGGACACTACGGTGGGGAAGGCGGAGGAGTACAAGAATTACACCGCAGAAAAGGCAAAGGAGACTGCGGAGGCAACCAAAGTAAAGGCAAAAGAGACTGCGGAGGCAGCCAAAGACAAGACTAAAGAGACAGCGGAGTATACAGCtgagaaagcaaaagaagggAAGGACACTACTGTGAGCAAGTTGGGTGGGCTCATGAATTACTTGACTGGTaagaaagaagaaaccaaaCAGAAGGCTGCAGAGACGGCTGGGACTGTCAAAGAGAACACTAAACAGGTGGCTGAGGCGGCGAGGGAGAAGACTGAAGAGACTGCCGAGGCAACCAAACAGAAGACCAAAGAGGCAACTGAAAAAACCAAG GAGACGTTGGGTGAGACCAAGGAGGAAGCTAGGAGAAAGATGGAGGAGCTGAGGCTAAGGGAGAAAGGTTATGAAGCGAGAGCTGGAGACATGGACCGTGATGACGACCGCGAGATTGAGGCAGCTAAGGGTACTGCAGCCAAGGGCACTGCAGCAAAGAGCAACATTTTTAGCTCACTTGGGAGTGTGAGTGATGCCATCAAGAGCAAGCTGACTCATCCAACCAATGTGGTGGAGGAGTCACGTGCTGCACGTGAGGAGGGGAGTACGGGGAGGACCAAGACTCCTGCTATGGTAGAGGTACCTGTGGAGAAGGTGGAGATTGGCATCAGGGACACGCGCCCGGGGGCTGTGGCCGCGGCACTTAAGAAGTCTGACCAGATGTTTGGTCAAACTTTCAACGATCCTGGTAGTATGGGAGATGAGGGCAAGGTGGTTATGGAGCGGCGCGTGGTAGACGAAGCCGGAAATGTGCGTGTGGACCGCAGTGGCAAGATGTGA
- the LOC112192684 gene encoding probable glycosyltransferase At5g03795 isoform X1: protein MMAYSNKKPGGGGGGAGSTGSYACWSYSSYSAILVLIVPLVVVFGLISLLSPNSSNWVFISNYYLTGPSSNTSTTNSSEIGASHDNILGLRSTVVVMDMHSSTIEEVHSDDYVQNRSASPPLAIEEATPPPLQQPIINGTKDEDPMNETHASIMNNPATRQKEYTSLGRLEGRLRRARVAIREARFGNKTHDADYIPNGPMYWNANAFHRSYLEMEKRFKVFVYEEGEPPLFHNGPCKSIYSMEGNFIHEIEVNNQFRTRNPEEAHVYFLPYSVTMLVRFVYVRDSHDFSPIRQTVRDYVNIISTKYPYWNRSLAADHFTLACHDWGPETSNSDPYLRKNSIRGLCNANTSEGFNPSKDVSFPEINLQTGDTHGFLGGPSPRLRSILAFFAGGIHGPIRPILLEHWENKDEELKVHQYLPKGVNYYDMMRKSKFCLCPSGYEVASPRVVEAIYTGCVPVLISDHYVPPFGDVLNWKSFSIEVSVSDIPNLKNILTSISTRQYLRMQRRVIQVRRHFEVNSPPKRFDVFHMILHSIWLRRLNVRVHDDQ from the exons ATGATGGCGTATAGTAACAAGAAACCgggcggcggcggcggtggtGCTGGTAGTACTGGTTCATATGCATGTTGGTCTTATTCGTCTTACTCAGCAATTTTGGTGCTTATTGTTCCATTGGTTGTGGTTTTCGGGTTGATTTCGCTGTTGAGTCCGAATTCCTCCAATTGGGTTTTCATATCCAACTACTACTTAACCGGCCCTTCTTCGAATACGAGTACCACAAACTCGTCGGAGATCGGAGCTTCACACGACAACATTTTGGGCTTGAGGTCGACGGTGGTTGTTATGGATATGCACAGTAGTACTATAGAGGAAGTTCACTCAGATGATTATGTACAGAATCGGTCTGCTTCTCCGCCGCTCGCCATAGAAGAAGCGACACCACCACCACTTCAACAACCG ATTATTAATGGGACAAAGGACGAAGACCCCATGAATGAAACTCATGCTTCTATCATGAATAATCCTGCTACAAGACAAAAGGAGTATACTAGTTTAGGGCGGCTAGAGGGTCGTCTTCGAAGAGCTCGAGTGGCCATAAGAGAGGCTCGATTTGGAAATAAAACACATGATGCAGATTACATTCCTAATGGTCCAATGTATTGGAATGCTAATGCCTTTCACAG GAGCTACTTGGAAATGGAGAAACGGTTTAAAGTCTTTGTATATGAAGAAGGGGAACCGCCACTGTTTCATAATGGCCCTTGCAAAAGTATATACTCTATGGAGGGAAATTTTATACATGAGATTGAGGTGAATAACCAATTTCGGACTCGAAATCCTGAGGAAGCGCATGTTTATTTTCTTCCCTACAGTGTGACAATGTTGGTTCGGTTCGTATATGTGCGTGACTCGCATGATTTCAGTCCCATCAGACAGACAGTAAGGGATTATGTCAATATTATCTCCACCAAATATCCCTATTGGAATAGAAGCCTTGCAGCTGATCACTTTACACTTGCTTGCCATGATTGG GGGCCAGAGACTTCAAATTCAGATCCTTATCTGCGCAAAAATTCAATCCGTGGTCTATGCAATGCAAATACCTCCGAAGGGTTTAACCCCTCTAAGGATGTCTCCTTTCCAGAAATCAATCTTCAAACTGGTGACACACACGGCTTCCTTGGCGGGCCTTCTCCAAGGCTGCGCTCGATATTAGCTTTCTTTGCTGGAGGAATTCACGGTCCTATTAGGCCTATATTGCTAGAGCATTGGGAAAACAAAGATGAGGAATTGAAGGTGCATCAGTATCTTCCAAAGGGTGTCAACTATTATGACATGATGAGAAAGAGTAAATTCTGTCTTTGCCCAAGCGGGTACGAAGTTGCAAGCCCGAGGGTGGTTGAGGCAATATACACAGGGTGTGTTCCTGTCCTAATTTCAGATCATTATGTGCCACCTTTCGGTGATGTTCTGAATTGGAAGTCTTTCTCCATTGAGGTTTCAGTGAGTGATATTCCTAACTTGAAGAACATATTGACGAGCATATCTACGAGACAATATCTAAGAATGCAAAGGAGAGTGATACAAGTCAGGAGACATTTTGAGGTCAATTCTCCTCCTAAACGATTTGATGTTTTCCATATGATCCTACATTCTATTTGGCTAAGAAGACTCAATGTTAGAGTACATGATGATCAATaa
- the LOC112195225 gene encoding sulfite exporter TauE/SafE family protein 4 has translation MATKAFLLYLLSTFSVAILSVLFFTHQNDHISYQTRLSSLNSNLLHMEATETVWPDLAFNWRLVLATVIGFLGSACGTVGGVGGGGIFVPMLTLIVGFDTKSAAAISKCMIMGASASSVWYNLRVPHPTKEVPIIDYDLALLFQPMLMLGITLGVALSVVFPYWLITVLIIILFLGTSSRSAYKGVEMWKEETMLKRELANQHEARVDSRGELLIDTEYQQLNPREEKSMMQTLCFNLRWKRVMVLVILWGAFLLLQIIKNDLATCSTWYWVLFCLQFPIAFGVFGYEALKLYKDHKKRMGTGNLESICEASIAWTPIHIAFCALCGILGGTVGGLLGSGGGFILGPLLLEIGVIPQVASATATFVMMFSASLSVVEFYLLKRFPIPYALYLTSVSILAGFWGQFLVRKIVTFLKRASIIVFVLSGVIFASAITMGVTGITSSLQMIEDGDFMGFLDFCSSQ, from the exons ATGGCCACGAAAGCCTTCCTTCTCTATCTCCTCTCTACTTTCTCAGTTGCTATTCTCTCTGTGCTATTCTTCACTCATCAGAATGATCACATCTCTTACCAAACCCGCCTTTCTTCCCTCAATTCCAATCTCTTGCACATGGAAGCAACGGAGACAGTGTGGCCG GATTTGGCGTTTAACTGGAGACTTGTGCTGGCCACAGTGATTGGTTTTCTGGGATCGGCGTGTGGAACTGTGGGAGGGGTAGGAGGGGGTGGTATATTTGTCCCTATGCTTACCTTGATTGTTGGCTTTGATACAAAGTCGGCTGCTGCTATTTCCAAAT GTATGATAATGGGGGCTTCTGCATCATCAGTGTGGTACAACTTGAGAGTGCCCCATCCTACTAAGGAAGTACCCATAATAGATTATGATCTGGCACTTCTCTTTCAGCCCATGCTCATGCTTGGGATCACACTTGGTGTGGCTCTCAGCGTGGTCTTCCCCTACTGGCTCATCACTGTTCTCATCATTATTCTCTTCTTGG GCACTTCATCAAGGTCTGCTTACAAAGGGGTTGAGATGTGGAAGGAAGAGACTATGTTAAAG agggaATTGGCAAACCAACATGAAGCTCGAGTTGACTCTCGTGGCGAAC TTCTAATTGATACAGAATATCAGCAATTAAATCCCAGAGAAGAAAAGTCAATGATG cAAACACTATGTTTCAACCTCAGGTGGAAAAGGGTGATGGTGCTAGTAATTCTTTGGGGGGCTTTTCTACTTCTTCAAATCATCAAG AATGATTTAGCTACTTGCAGTACATGGTATTGGGTTCTCTTCTGCTTACAG TTTCCTATAGCATTTGGCGTTTTTGGATATGAAGCACTCAAGTTGTACAAAGATCACAAGAAGAGAATGGGCACAGGGAATTTAGAATCAATTTGCGAGGCTTCAATTGCATGGACTCCAATCCACATAGCATTTTGTGCACTCTGTGGTATATTGGGAGGCACTGTTGGGGGTCTGCTTGGATCTGGTGGAGGATTTATTCTTGGCCCTCTCCTACTAGAAATAGGTGTTATCCCACAG GTTGCTAGTGCAACAGCTACATTTGTGATGATGTTCTCAGCATCCTTATCGGTGGTGGAGTTCTACCTCCTCAAGCGGTTTCCTATTCCATATG ctttgtaccttacaagtGTTTCTATCTTGGCTGGCTTTTGGGGACAGTTTCTTGTAAGGAAAATAGTTACATTTCTCAAGAGAGCATCAATCATAGTATTCGTCCTCTCAGGTGTCATCTTTGCTAGTGCCATCACAATGG GTGTCACTGGCATCACATCGAGCCTCCAAATGATAGAAGATGGCGATTTTATGGGTTTCTTGGACTTCTGTAGCAGTCAGTGA
- the LOC112192684 gene encoding probable glycosyltransferase At5g03795 isoform X2, protein MNETHASIMNNPATRQKEYTSLGRLEGRLRRARVAIREARFGNKTHDADYIPNGPMYWNANAFHRSYLEMEKRFKVFVYEEGEPPLFHNGPCKSIYSMEGNFIHEIEVNNQFRTRNPEEAHVYFLPYSVTMLVRFVYVRDSHDFSPIRQTVRDYVNIISTKYPYWNRSLAADHFTLACHDWGPETSNSDPYLRKNSIRGLCNANTSEGFNPSKDVSFPEINLQTGDTHGFLGGPSPRLRSILAFFAGGIHGPIRPILLEHWENKDEELKVHQYLPKGVNYYDMMRKSKFCLCPSGYEVASPRVVEAIYTGCVPVLISDHYVPPFGDVLNWKSFSIEVSVSDIPNLKNILTSISTRQYLRMQRRVIQVRRHFEVNSPPKRFDVFHMILHSIWLRRLNVRVHDDQ, encoded by the exons ATGAATGAAACTCATGCTTCTATCATGAATAATCCTGCTACAAGACAAAAGGAGTATACTAGTTTAGGGCGGCTAGAGGGTCGTCTTCGAAGAGCTCGAGTGGCCATAAGAGAGGCTCGATTTGGAAATAAAACACATGATGCAGATTACATTCCTAATGGTCCAATGTATTGGAATGCTAATGCCTTTCACAG GAGCTACTTGGAAATGGAGAAACGGTTTAAAGTCTTTGTATATGAAGAAGGGGAACCGCCACTGTTTCATAATGGCCCTTGCAAAAGTATATACTCTATGGAGGGAAATTTTATACATGAGATTGAGGTGAATAACCAATTTCGGACTCGAAATCCTGAGGAAGCGCATGTTTATTTTCTTCCCTACAGTGTGACAATGTTGGTTCGGTTCGTATATGTGCGTGACTCGCATGATTTCAGTCCCATCAGACAGACAGTAAGGGATTATGTCAATATTATCTCCACCAAATATCCCTATTGGAATAGAAGCCTTGCAGCTGATCACTTTACACTTGCTTGCCATGATTGG GGGCCAGAGACTTCAAATTCAGATCCTTATCTGCGCAAAAATTCAATCCGTGGTCTATGCAATGCAAATACCTCCGAAGGGTTTAACCCCTCTAAGGATGTCTCCTTTCCAGAAATCAATCTTCAAACTGGTGACACACACGGCTTCCTTGGCGGGCCTTCTCCAAGGCTGCGCTCGATATTAGCTTTCTTTGCTGGAGGAATTCACGGTCCTATTAGGCCTATATTGCTAGAGCATTGGGAAAACAAAGATGAGGAATTGAAGGTGCATCAGTATCTTCCAAAGGGTGTCAACTATTATGACATGATGAGAAAGAGTAAATTCTGTCTTTGCCCAAGCGGGTACGAAGTTGCAAGCCCGAGGGTGGTTGAGGCAATATACACAGGGTGTGTTCCTGTCCTAATTTCAGATCATTATGTGCCACCTTTCGGTGATGTTCTGAATTGGAAGTCTTTCTCCATTGAGGTTTCAGTGAGTGATATTCCTAACTTGAAGAACATATTGACGAGCATATCTACGAGACAATATCTAAGAATGCAAAGGAGAGTGATACAAGTCAGGAGACATTTTGAGGTCAATTCTCCTCCTAAACGATTTGATGTTTTCCATATGATCCTACATTCTATTTGGCTAAGAAGACTCAATGTTAGAGTACATGATGATCAATaa